DNA from Candidatus Methylomirabilota bacterium:
ACGACGTGGCGATCATCGGGACCGGCGCCGGCGGCGGCACGCTGGCCTGGGCGTTGGCACCGACCGGCAAGCGGATCCTGATACTGGAACGGGGCGACTGGGTGCCGCGCGAGCTGGCCAACTGGAGCACGCGGGCCGTGAACGTCGAGGGCAAGTATCAGACGAAGGAGGTCTGGCACGACGCCGACGGCCAGCCGCTGCACCCGCACACCAACTATGGGGTCGGCGGCAACACGAAGTTCTACGGGGCGGCGCTGTTCCGCCTGCGCCGGGAGGATTTCGGGGAGCTGCGTCATCACGGGGGCATCTCGCCCGCCTGGCCGATCAGCTACGAGGACCTCGAGCCGTACTACACCCGGGCCGAGCAGCTCTACCACGTCCACGGCCAGCGCGGCGCCGACCCGACTGAGCCGCCGGCCAGCGCGCCGTATCCTCGCCCGCCGGTGAGCCACGAGCCGCGCATGAAGCAGCTCAGCGACGACTTCGAGCGCCTGGGCCTCAAGCCCTTCCCGGTACCGCTCGGCATCATGCTCGACGAGCAGAACCCCCGCGCCAGCCGGTGCATCCGCTGCGGAACGTGCGACGGGCACCCCTGCCTGGTCTCGGCCAAATCCGATGCCCAGGTGGTGGCGGTGGAGCCCGCGCTGGAGCATCCCAACGTGACCCTACTCACCGGCGCCTACGTGTCGCGGCTCGAGACCAGCCGGAGCGGCCACGAGGTGACGCAGATCGTCGTCGAGCGCAACGGGGCCCGGGAACTTTACTCGGCCGACGTCGTGGTCGTCTCCGGCGGCGCCATCAACTCGGCGGCGCTGCTGCTGCGCTCGGCCAGCGACAAGCATCCCCGCGGTCTGGGCAACGGCTCCGGCGTGGTGGGCCGACACTACATGGGGCACACCAACTCCGTGCTGATGGCGCTCTCCAAGTGCCCCAATCCGACGGTGTTCCAGAAGACCCTGGCCGTGAACGATTTCTACTTCGGCTCGCCGGACTGGGAGTACCCCCTGGGGCACATCTCCTTCGTGGGCAAGCTCGATGGCGACACCCTGAAGGCCGGCGCGCCCGCCATCGCCCCGGGCTGGACCCTGGAGCTGATGGCCACGCACTCGCTCGACTTCTGGCTGACCTCCGAAGACCTCCCGGACCCCGACAACCGGGTGACGCTCGACCGGCAGGGGAACATCGTGCTCGTCTACCGGCCTAACAACGAGGAAGGCCACCAGCGGCTGATCGCGGCACTGAAGTCCCTCATGCAGCGCCAGTCCAAGTGCATGGTCCACGGCCACGAGTGCCACCAGGGCCTGTTCGCCCGGAACCTGTTCATCGGCCAGCGCATCCCCCTGGCCGGCGTCGCCCACCAGAACGGCACCATCCGGTTCGGGCACGATCCGCGGATCTCGGCGCTCGACGTCAATTGCCGCGCCCACGAGGTGGCCAACCTCTACGTGGTGGACGCGAGCTTCTTCCCGTCCAGCGCCGCCGTGAACCCGGCCCTGACGATCATGGCCAACGCCCTCCGGGTCGGCGACCACCTGACAGAACGTCTGGGATGACCCCCGTGACGACGACCTTCGGGCGAGAGATCGCGGGGCACCTCGAGGCGGCCGAGCGTCGGGAGTGGCTGTGCACCAACGGCCTCGGCGGTTTCGCCGCGGGCACGGTGGCCGGCACGCTGACGCGCCGCTACCACGGTCTCCTGGTGGCCGCGCTCGATCCGCCCCTCGGCCGGACCTTGCTGGTGAGCAAGATCGAGGAGCAGATCGCCTACGACGGCCTGGAGGCGGCCCTGGGGACCAACCGGTGGACCGACGGCACGGTGGCCCCTCAGGGCTATCGGGCCATCGAGCGGTTCCATCTGGACGGCACCACGCCGGTCTGGACCTACGCCCTGGCCGACGCCCTCGTCGAGAAGCGCGTCTGGATGGACCCCGGAGCCAATACGACCTACGTGCGCTATGCCCTGCTCCGCGGGCGCGTCCCGGTCGGTCTGAACCTCGAGGTGCTC
Protein-coding regions in this window:
- a CDS encoding GMC family oxidoreductase, whose amino-acid sequence is MATRYDVAIIGTGAGGGTLAWALAPTGKRILILERGDWVPRELANWSTRAVNVEGKYQTKEVWHDADGQPLHPHTNYGVGGNTKFYGAALFRLRREDFGELRHHGGISPAWPISYEDLEPYYTRAEQLYHVHGQRGADPTEPPASAPYPRPPVSHEPRMKQLSDDFERLGLKPFPVPLGIMLDEQNPRASRCIRCGTCDGHPCLVSAKSDAQVVAVEPALEHPNVTLLTGAYVSRLETSRSGHEVTQIVVERNGARELYSADVVVVSGGAINSAALLLRSASDKHPRGLGNGSGVVGRHYMGHTNSVLMALSKCPNPTVFQKTLAVNDFYFGSPDWEYPLGHISFVGKLDGDTLKAGAPAIAPGWTLELMATHSLDFWLTSEDLPDPDNRVTLDRQGNIVLVYRPNNEEGHQRLIAALKSLMQRQSKCMVHGHECHQGLFARNLFIGQRIPLAGVAHQNGTIRFGHDPRISALDVNCRAHEVANLYVVDASFFPSSAAVNPALTIMANALRVGDHLTERLG